From Motacilla alba alba isolate MOTALB_02 chromosome 9, Motacilla_alba_V1.0_pri, whole genome shotgun sequence, a single genomic window includes:
- the LAMP3 gene encoding lysosome-associated membrane glycoprotein 3 isoform X1: MGRSARQLISLTLACAFSSCFAEVALGVELSPETTSFHQMATSAQPFSLYRSSHHQSPTDHFTSTDPLQTTPMSYRTTEQTTEQLQATSAAGQHTAAQAGAGTVSTAPAGSPSTAGQAATPAMPSLTAAVKSTTAAPASSTSHGRGPRVTTGTAAVATNTSLKTESTQGAAASIASAATSTQRQTQATGGPTATAVTNTTGTPAGTQTAPTSPASTVRPPPTPEPSAIPTGTYTISDGNRTCVKAVMGLQLMARNTQQEEMEYLTVNPNTTKISGSCGMVQSELNLTFIGGFVNITFVKQAPSYSVTKIESRIQLSSEGMIYYAALNEKLFTTKLGNSFKCASRQIFPLEKNFQILFVHMQLQAFDIVGNQFGKEEECFLDRNSKLAPIAVCLSLLGLFVIVFATFLISRRKPHRGYERI, from the exons ATGGGGAGGAGCGCACGGCAGCTCATCTCGCTGACCCTCGCCTGCG cattttcctcctgctttgctgAAGTGGCCCTGGGGGTCGAACTGTCTCCAGAAACCACATCCTTCCACCAAATGGCTACTTCTGCTCAGCCGTTTTCCCTTTATCGTTCTTCGCACCATCAAAGCCCCACAGATCATTTTACCAGCACAGACCCTCTTCAAACAACACCCATGAGCTACAGAACAACTGAGCAGACAAcggagcagctccaggcaacGTCAGCTGCAGGCCAGCACAcggcagcccaggcaggagcaggcaccGTATCCACAGCCCCcgcaggcagccccagcacggcCGGCCAGGCCGCGACCCCGGCCATGCCCTCGCTTACAGCTGCAGTCAAGAGCACAACCGCTGCCCCTGCGTCCTCCaccagccatggcaggggacCACGCGTGAccacaggaactgcagcagTGGCCACCAACACCTCCCTGAAGACAGAGAGTACCCAGggggcagctgccagcattgcctctgcagccaccagcacGCAGAGACAAACACAAGCCACTGGTGGTCCAACAGCCACGGCCGTGACCAACACAACAGGcacccctgcagggacacaaacGGCCCCCACGTCCCCTGCCAGCACAGTGAGaccccctcccaccccagagCCCTCTGCCATCCCCACAGGCACCTACACCATTTCTGATGGCAACAGGACCTGCGTCAAAGCCGTCATGGGTCTGCAGCTGATGGCCCGAAACACACAACAG GAAGAGATGGAATATCTGACTGTCAACCCCAATACCACAAAGATATCTGGAAGCTGTGGGATGGTGCAGTCTGAGCTGAACTTAACTTTTATTGGAGGATTTGTAAACATCACCTTTGTAAAG CAAGCTCCAAGTTACTCTGTCACTAAAATTGAGAGCAGAATACAGTTATCTTCTGAAG GTATGATTTACTATGCAGCCCTAAATGAGAAGCTGTTCACAACAAAGCTGGGGAATTCCTTTAAGTGTGCCAGCAGGCAAATCTTCCCCTTGGAGAAGAACTTCCAGATCCTCTTTGTTCATATGCAGCTGCAGGCGTTTGACATTGTGGGTAATCAGTTTGGAAAAG aagaaGAATGTTTTCTTGATAGAAATAGCAAACTAGCTCCCATTGCAGTGTGCCTGAGTCTCCTGGGATTGTTTGTCATTGTGTTTGCCACCTTCCTGATCTCCAGGAGGAAGCCACACAGAGGATATGAACGCATCTGA
- the LAMP3 gene encoding lysosome-associated membrane glycoprotein 3 isoform X2 — protein sequence MATSAQPFSLYRSSHHQSPTDHFTSTDPLQTTPMSYRTTEQTTEQLQATSAAGQHTAAQAGAGTVSTAPAGSPSTAGQAATPAMPSLTAAVKSTTAAPASSTSHGRGPRVTTGTAAVATNTSLKTESTQGAAASIASAATSTQRQTQATGGPTATAVTNTTGTPAGTQTAPTSPASTVRPPPTPEPSAIPTGTYTISDGNRTCVKAVMGLQLMARNTQQEEMEYLTVNPNTTKISGSCGMVQSELNLTFIGGFVNITFVKQAPSYSVTKIESRIQLSSEGMIYYAALNEKLFTTKLGNSFKCASRQIFPLEKNFQILFVHMQLQAFDIVGNQFGKEEECFLDRNSKLAPIAVCLSLLGLFVIVFATFLISRRKPHRGYERI from the exons ATGGCTACTTCTGCTCAGCCGTTTTCCCTTTATCGTTCTTCGCACCATCAAAGCCCCACAGATCATTTTACCAGCACAGACCCTCTTCAAACAACACCCATGAGCTACAGAACAACTGAGCAGACAAcggagcagctccaggcaacGTCAGCTGCAGGCCAGCACAcggcagcccaggcaggagcaggcaccGTATCCACAGCCCCcgcaggcagccccagcacggcCGGCCAGGCCGCGACCCCGGCCATGCCCTCGCTTACAGCTGCAGTCAAGAGCACAACCGCTGCCCCTGCGTCCTCCaccagccatggcaggggacCACGCGTGAccacaggaactgcagcagTGGCCACCAACACCTCCCTGAAGACAGAGAGTACCCAGggggcagctgccagcattgcctctgcagccaccagcacGCAGAGACAAACACAAGCCACTGGTGGTCCAACAGCCACGGCCGTGACCAACACAACAGGcacccctgcagggacacaaacGGCCCCCACGTCCCCTGCCAGCACAGTGAGaccccctcccaccccagagCCCTCTGCCATCCCCACAGGCACCTACACCATTTCTGATGGCAACAGGACCTGCGTCAAAGCCGTCATGGGTCTGCAGCTGATGGCCCGAAACACACAACAG GAAGAGATGGAATATCTGACTGTCAACCCCAATACCACAAAGATATCTGGAAGCTGTGGGATGGTGCAGTCTGAGCTGAACTTAACTTTTATTGGAGGATTTGTAAACATCACCTTTGTAAAG CAAGCTCCAAGTTACTCTGTCACTAAAATTGAGAGCAGAATACAGTTATCTTCTGAAG GTATGATTTACTATGCAGCCCTAAATGAGAAGCTGTTCACAACAAAGCTGGGGAATTCCTTTAAGTGTGCCAGCAGGCAAATCTTCCCCTTGGAGAAGAACTTCCAGATCCTCTTTGTTCATATGCAGCTGCAGGCGTTTGACATTGTGGGTAATCAGTTTGGAAAAG aagaaGAATGTTTTCTTGATAGAAATAGCAAACTAGCTCCCATTGCAGTGTGCCTGAGTCTCCTGGGATTGTTTGTCATTGTGTTTGCCACCTTCCTGATCTCCAGGAGGAAGCCACACAGAGGATATGAACGCATCTGA